From a region of the Methanoculleus receptaculi genome:
- a CDS encoding formylmethanofuran dehydrogenase subunit A translates to MAEYLIKNGFVFDPVLGIKGDVVDIAIKDGKIVETTEVKDPKVIDAAGKTVMAGGVDIHAHVAGPKVNVGRNFRPEDKLFTYKPRSGVERMQGGFSVPTTIRTGYNYARMGYTTVMEAAMPPLYARHTHEEIRDTPILDQGAYPVFGNNWFVLEYLKNHEIENTAAYVAWLLRATKGYAVKVVNPGGTEAWGWGLNCENVHDPVPYFDITPAQIVKGLIEANEYLGLPHSMHIHANNLGNPGNYTTTLDTFRLSEGIKPRSKFGRDQVMHHTHVQFHSYGGDSWGNFESKAPEVIDYVNSHDNITIDLGAVTLDETTTMTADGPFEHHLTELNHLKWANTDVELETGSGVVPYVYSPNIKVCAIQWCIGLELALLAKDPMRVFLSTDHPNAGPFTRYPRIMKWLMSEEARRQQIDSFKHRDKVIEATNLAGIDRELDLYEIAQMTRAGPAKALGLSQIYGGLAPGLDADVAVYDFNPSEPYAPDDIEKAFSSAEHLFKTGVQVIRDREIVSNGNKRTLWVNAKVNENPQVMRDVREKFLRYYTVTLNNYEVSGHHYIPNPYVIEVDATQ, encoded by the coding sequence CGAAGGTCATCGATGCGGCCGGCAAGACCGTCATGGCGGGGGGTGTTGATATTCATGCCCACGTTGCCGGACCGAAGGTTAATGTCGGCCGGAACTTTCGCCCCGAGGACAAACTCTTCACCTACAAACCGAGGAGCGGAGTCGAGCGGATGCAGGGTGGATTCTCTGTCCCGACAACCATCCGGACAGGCTACAACTACGCCCGCATGGGTTACACGACCGTGATGGAGGCGGCCATGCCGCCTCTATATGCGCGGCACACCCATGAGGAGATCAGGGACACCCCGATCCTCGACCAGGGTGCCTACCCGGTCTTTGGGAACAACTGGTTTGTGCTCGAGTACCTCAAGAACCACGAGATCGAGAACACCGCCGCCTACGTTGCCTGGCTTCTGCGGGCCACAAAGGGCTACGCGGTCAAGGTAGTCAACCCGGGCGGCACCGAGGCCTGGGGCTGGGGTCTGAACTGTGAGAACGTTCATGACCCGGTTCCCTACTTCGACATCACCCCGGCGCAGATCGTGAAGGGGCTCATAGAAGCAAACGAGTATCTCGGTCTCCCGCACTCGATGCATATTCACGCAAACAACCTTGGGAATCCAGGCAACTACACGACGACGCTTGATACGTTCAGGCTCTCGGAGGGCATCAAGCCCAGGAGCAAGTTCGGTCGCGATCAGGTGATGCACCACACCCACGTTCAGTTCCACTCCTATGGCGGCGACTCCTGGGGGAACTTTGAGTCCAAGGCACCTGAGGTCATCGATTACGTGAACTCGCACGACAACATCACCATCGACCTGGGTGCTGTGACTCTCGATGAGACCACCACCATGACCGCAGATGGGCCGTTCGAGCATCACCTCACCGAGCTGAACCACTTAAAATGGGCGAACACCGATGTCGAACTCGAGACCGGTTCGGGGGTCGTGCCCTACGTCTACAGCCCGAACATCAAGGTCTGCGCCATCCAGTGGTGTATAGGCCTTGAACTTGCGCTGCTCGCCAAAGATCCCATGCGGGTCTTCCTTTCCACCGATCACCCGAACGCAGGGCCGTTCACCCGCTACCCGCGGATCATGAAGTGGCTCATGAGTGAGGAGGCGCGCAGACAGCAGATTGACTCCTTCAAGCACAGGGACAAGGTCATCGAGGCGACCAACCTCGCCGGGATCGATCGCGAACTCGATCTCTATGAGATCGCGCAGATGACCCGGGCCGGACCTGCAAAGGCGCTCGGGCTGTCGCAGATCTACGGCGGGCTTGCCCCGGGTCTCGATGCGGATGTTGCGGTCTACGACTTCAACCCCAGCGAGCCCTATGCGCCGGATGATATCGAGAAAGCGTTCTCCAGTGCGGAGCACCTCTTCAAGACCGGTGTCCAGGTCATCCGTGACCGTGAGATCGTGAGCAACGGGAACAAGCGGACGCTCTGGGTGAACGCGAAGGTGAACGAGAACCCGCAGGTGATGCGGGACGTCAGGGAGAAGTTCCTCCGCTACTACACCGTCACGCTGAACAATTACGAGGTTTCGGGACACCACTACATTCCGAATCCCTACGTGATCGAGGTTGACGCCACACAGTGA